The Drosophila innubila isolate TH190305 chromosome 3R unlocalized genomic scaffold, UK_Dinn_1.0 2_E_3R, whole genome shotgun sequence genome has a segment encoding these proteins:
- the LOC117790076 gene encoding ABC transporter G family member 23 isoform X3 has product MLISTVSTDSVMTATNNDGGTQPNSVAVWGAPAAGPRNTQAAVSVRHAFKAYGKKKNANQVLNNLNMTVPKGTIYGLLGASGCGKTTLLSCIVGRRRMDSGEIFVLGGKPGTRGSGVPGKRVGYMPQEIALYGEFSIQETMMYFGWIFGMETKEILERLQFLLNFLDLPSEKRLVKNLSGGQQRRVSFAVALMHDPELLILDEPTVGVDPLLRQSIWNHLVHITKAGQKTVIITTHYIEEARQAHTIGLMRSGHLLAEESPSVLLSMYKCISLEEVFLKLSRIQSQKGDVTHVNFSNNISLHAMAFGSKMDKPSSSQDGGVVGLNFHQSKEVLINDSNGSIYTLNQEPYSPPPSKRQNNPNDEESCQDCFADLCKVTSKGKIRALLTKNMLRMWRNVGVMLFIFALPVMQVILFCLAIGRDPQGLNIAIVNNEMNNTDTCFWEDGCHFANLGCRYLNHLNTSVIKTYYTDIEDAKAAVRRGDAWGAVYITENFTDAFTARAALGRDSDDETIEQSEVKVWLDMSNQQIGVMLNRDIQLAYRDFAMGLLGQCGNNPKLGDVPIQFREPIYGTMNPSFTDFVAPGVILTIVFFLAVALTSSALIIERTEGLLDRSWVAGVSPGEILFSHVITQFVVMCGQTALVLIFMLVVFGVTNNGDLFWVIVLTLLQGMCGMCFGFLISSVCELERNAIQLALGSFYPTLLLSGVIWPIEGMPVVLRYISLCLPLTLATSSLRSILTRGWAILEADVYIGYLSTLSWILGFLVLTLIVLRAKRG; this is encoded by the exons atgctgaTATCAAC CGTCTCCACAGACTCCGTTATGACGGCCACAAACAACGATGGTGGCACACAGCCAAATTCGGTTGCCGTTTGGGGCGCACCGGCGGCGGGACCGCGAAACACACAGGCAGCAGTTTCAGTGCGGCACGCCTTTAAGGCCTatggcaagaagaagaacgCCAATCAGGTGTTgaacaatttgaatatgaCGGTGCCCAAGGGCACAAT TTATGGCCTGCTGGGTGCCTCCGGCTGTGGCAAGACCACACTGTTGTCCTGCATTGTGGGACGACGTCGCATGGATTCCGGCGAGATATTCGTGCTGGGCGGCAAACCTGGCACTCGGGGATCGGGTGTGCCCGGCAAGCGTGTGGGCTACATGCCCCAAGAGATTGCACTTTATGGTGAGTTCTCTATACAGGAGACCATGATGTACTTTGGCTGGATCTTTGGCATGGAGACCAAGGAGATTCTAGAGCGTTTGCAATTCCTGCTCAACTTTCTTGATCTGCCGTCCGAGAAACGTTTGGTGAAGAATCTCAGCGGTGGTCAGCAGCGTCGTGTTAGCTTCGCTGTGGCTCTTATGCATGATCCGGAACTGCTCATTCTGGATGAGCCAACGGTGGGTGTGGATCCATTGCTGCGTCAGAGCATCTGGAATCATTTGGTGCACATCACAAAGGCGGGCCAAAAGACGGTGATCATCACAACACATTACATTGAGGAAGCTCGCCAGGCACACACG ATTGGTTTAATGCGTTCTGGACATTTGCTGGCTGAGGAATCTCCCAGTGTGCTGCTCTCCATGTACAAGTGCATCAGTCTGGAGGAAGTCTTCCTCAAGCTGTCGCGTATTCAAAGCCAAAAGGGGGATGTAACACACGTCAACTTCAG TAACAACATCTCGTTGCATGCCATGGCCTTTGGCAGCAAGATGGATAAACCCAGCTCCAGTCAAGATGGCGGCGTTGTTGGCCTTAATTTCCACCAGAGCAAGGAGGTGCTCATCAACGACAGCAATGGCTCCATTTACACG CTTAACCAGGAACCCTACAGTCCGCCTCCGTCGAAGCGTCAGAATAATCCCAACGATGAGGAGAGTTGCCAGGATTGCTTTGCCGATCTCTGCAAGGTCACCTCCAAAGGCAAAATACGTGCGCTGCTCACCAAGAATATGTTACGTATGTGGCGGAATGTGGGCGTGATGCTCTTCATCTTCGCCCTGCCCGTCATGCAGGTGATACTCTTCTGTTTGGCCATTGGCCGTGATCCACAGGGCCTTAATATAGCCATTGTTAACAACGAAATGAACAACACg gACACTTGCTTCTGGGAGGATGGTTGTCATTTTGCCAACTTGGGCTGTCGCTATCTGAATCATCTGAATACGAGCgtcataaaaacatattatacgGATATCGAGGATGCAAAGGCGGCAGTGAGACGAGGCGATGCCTGGGGAGCTGTTTATATAACGGAGAACTTCACCGATGCCTTCACAGCACGCGCTGCATTGGGACGAGATTCGGATGACGAGACCATTGAGCAGTCCGAGGTTAAGGTGTGGCTGGACATGTCCAATCAACAGATTGGCGTTATGCTTAATCGCGATATACAGTTGGCCTATCGTGACTTTGCCATGGGATTGCTGGGACAATGTGGCAACAATCCTAAGCTGGGCGATGTGCCCATTCAATTCCGTGAGCCCATCTATGGCACCATGAATCCATCCTTTACCGATTTCGTTGCACCTGGCGTGATATTGAC CATTGTATTTTTCTTGGCTGTCGCTTTGACGTCATCGGCGCTGATCATCGAACGCACTGAG GGTTTGCTGGATCGTTCTTGGGTTGCCGGCGTCTCTCCGGGTGAGATTCTCTTCTCGCATGTCATCACCCAGTTCGTGGTCATGTGCGGACAGACAGCTTTGGTGCTCATCTTCATGCTGGTCGTCTTTGGCGTGACCAACAATGGAGATCTCTTCTGGGTGATTGTGTTGACCCTGTTACAGGGCATGTGTGGCATGTGCTTCGGTTTCCTCATCTCCTCCGTTTGCGAACTGGAACGCAATGCCATTCAACTGGCACTGGGCTCCTTTTACCCAACTCTTCTACTCTCGGGCGTCATTTGGCCCATTGAGGGCATGCCGGTGGTGCTGAG ATACATCTCACTGTGCCTGCCCCTGACGTTGGCCACATCCTCACTGCGCTCGATTCTGACGCGAGGTTGGGCGATACTCGAGGCGGATGTATATATTGGATACCTGAGCACATTGTCCTGGATTCTGGGTTTCCTGGTGCTGACGCTGATCGTGCTGCGCGCCAAGCGCGGTTAG
- the LOC117790076 gene encoding ABC transporter G family member 23 isoform X1: MAPKKESTLSQQQQQHHHQQQQQQPVMDLERIKRHFSWSDPSAIVSTDSVMTATNNDGGTQPNSVAVWGAPAAGPRNTQAAVSVRHAFKAYGKKKNANQVLNNLNMTVPKGTIYGLLGASGCGKTTLLSCIVGRRRMDSGEIFVLGGKPGTRGSGVPGKRVGYMPQEIALYGEFSIQETMMYFGWIFGMETKEILERLQFLLNFLDLPSEKRLVKNLSGGQQRRVSFAVALMHDPELLILDEPTVGVDPLLRQSIWNHLVHITKAGQKTVIITTHYIEEARQAHTIGLMRSGHLLAEESPSVLLSMYKCISLEEVFLKLSRIQSQKGDVTHVNFSNNISLHAMAFGSKMDKPSSSQDGGVVGLNFHQSKEVLINDSNGSIYTLNQEPYSPPPSKRQNNPNDEESCQDCFADLCKVTSKGKIRALLTKNMLRMWRNVGVMLFIFALPVMQVILFCLAIGRDPQGLNIAIVNNEMNNTDTCFWEDGCHFANLGCRYLNHLNTSVIKTYYTDIEDAKAAVRRGDAWGAVYITENFTDAFTARAALGRDSDDETIEQSEVKVWLDMSNQQIGVMLNRDIQLAYRDFAMGLLGQCGNNPKLGDVPIQFREPIYGTMNPSFTDFVAPGVILTIVFFLAVALTSSALIIERTEGLLDRSWVAGVSPGEILFSHVITQFVVMCGQTALVLIFMLVVFGVTNNGDLFWVIVLTLLQGMCGMCFGFLISSVCELERNAIQLALGSFYPTLLLSGVIWPIEGMPVVLRYISLCLPLTLATSSLRSILTRGWAILEADVYIGYLSTLSWILGFLVLTLIVLRAKRG; this comes from the exons CGTCTCCACAGACTCCGTTATGACGGCCACAAACAACGATGGTGGCACACAGCCAAATTCGGTTGCCGTTTGGGGCGCACCGGCGGCGGGACCGCGAAACACACAGGCAGCAGTTTCAGTGCGGCACGCCTTTAAGGCCTatggcaagaagaagaacgCCAATCAGGTGTTgaacaatttgaatatgaCGGTGCCCAAGGGCACAAT TTATGGCCTGCTGGGTGCCTCCGGCTGTGGCAAGACCACACTGTTGTCCTGCATTGTGGGACGACGTCGCATGGATTCCGGCGAGATATTCGTGCTGGGCGGCAAACCTGGCACTCGGGGATCGGGTGTGCCCGGCAAGCGTGTGGGCTACATGCCCCAAGAGATTGCACTTTATGGTGAGTTCTCTATACAGGAGACCATGATGTACTTTGGCTGGATCTTTGGCATGGAGACCAAGGAGATTCTAGAGCGTTTGCAATTCCTGCTCAACTTTCTTGATCTGCCGTCCGAGAAACGTTTGGTGAAGAATCTCAGCGGTGGTCAGCAGCGTCGTGTTAGCTTCGCTGTGGCTCTTATGCATGATCCGGAACTGCTCATTCTGGATGAGCCAACGGTGGGTGTGGATCCATTGCTGCGTCAGAGCATCTGGAATCATTTGGTGCACATCACAAAGGCGGGCCAAAAGACGGTGATCATCACAACACATTACATTGAGGAAGCTCGCCAGGCACACACG ATTGGTTTAATGCGTTCTGGACATTTGCTGGCTGAGGAATCTCCCAGTGTGCTGCTCTCCATGTACAAGTGCATCAGTCTGGAGGAAGTCTTCCTCAAGCTGTCGCGTATTCAAAGCCAAAAGGGGGATGTAACACACGTCAACTTCAG TAACAACATCTCGTTGCATGCCATGGCCTTTGGCAGCAAGATGGATAAACCCAGCTCCAGTCAAGATGGCGGCGTTGTTGGCCTTAATTTCCACCAGAGCAAGGAGGTGCTCATCAACGACAGCAATGGCTCCATTTACACG CTTAACCAGGAACCCTACAGTCCGCCTCCGTCGAAGCGTCAGAATAATCCCAACGATGAGGAGAGTTGCCAGGATTGCTTTGCCGATCTCTGCAAGGTCACCTCCAAAGGCAAAATACGTGCGCTGCTCACCAAGAATATGTTACGTATGTGGCGGAATGTGGGCGTGATGCTCTTCATCTTCGCCCTGCCCGTCATGCAGGTGATACTCTTCTGTTTGGCCATTGGCCGTGATCCACAGGGCCTTAATATAGCCATTGTTAACAACGAAATGAACAACACg gACACTTGCTTCTGGGAGGATGGTTGTCATTTTGCCAACTTGGGCTGTCGCTATCTGAATCATCTGAATACGAGCgtcataaaaacatattatacgGATATCGAGGATGCAAAGGCGGCAGTGAGACGAGGCGATGCCTGGGGAGCTGTTTATATAACGGAGAACTTCACCGATGCCTTCACAGCACGCGCTGCATTGGGACGAGATTCGGATGACGAGACCATTGAGCAGTCCGAGGTTAAGGTGTGGCTGGACATGTCCAATCAACAGATTGGCGTTATGCTTAATCGCGATATACAGTTGGCCTATCGTGACTTTGCCATGGGATTGCTGGGACAATGTGGCAACAATCCTAAGCTGGGCGATGTGCCCATTCAATTCCGTGAGCCCATCTATGGCACCATGAATCCATCCTTTACCGATTTCGTTGCACCTGGCGTGATATTGAC CATTGTATTTTTCTTGGCTGTCGCTTTGACGTCATCGGCGCTGATCATCGAACGCACTGAG GGTTTGCTGGATCGTTCTTGGGTTGCCGGCGTCTCTCCGGGTGAGATTCTCTTCTCGCATGTCATCACCCAGTTCGTGGTCATGTGCGGACAGACAGCTTTGGTGCTCATCTTCATGCTGGTCGTCTTTGGCGTGACCAACAATGGAGATCTCTTCTGGGTGATTGTGTTGACCCTGTTACAGGGCATGTGTGGCATGTGCTTCGGTTTCCTCATCTCCTCCGTTTGCGAACTGGAACGCAATGCCATTCAACTGGCACTGGGCTCCTTTTACCCAACTCTTCTACTCTCGGGCGTCATTTGGCCCATTGAGGGCATGCCGGTGGTGCTGAG ATACATCTCACTGTGCCTGCCCCTGACGTTGGCCACATCCTCACTGCGCTCGATTCTGACGCGAGGTTGGGCGATACTCGAGGCGGATGTATATATTGGATACCTGAGCACATTGTCCTGGATTCTGGGTTTCCTGGTGCTGACGCTGATCGTGCTGCGCGCCAAGCGCGGTTAG
- the LOC117790076 gene encoding ABC transporter G family member 23 isoform X2, translating to MAPKKESTLSQQQQQHHHQQQQQQPVMDLERIKRHFSWSDPSAIVSTDSVMTATNNDGGTQPNSVAVWGAPAAGPRNTQAAVSVRHAFKAYGKKKNANQVLNNLNMTVPKGTIYGLLGASGCGKTTLLSCIVGRRRMDSGEIFVLGGKPGTRGSGVPGKRVGYMPQEIALYGEFSIQETMMYFGWIFGMETKEILERLQFLLNFLDLPSEKRLVKNLSGGQQRRVSFAVALMHDPELLILDEPTVGVDPLLRQSIWNHLVHITKAGQKTVIITTHYIEEARQAHTIGLMRSGHLLAEESPSVLLSMYKCISLEEVFLKLSRIQSQKGDVTHVNFSKMDKPSSSQDGGVVGLNFHQSKEVLINDSNGSIYTLNQEPYSPPPSKRQNNPNDEESCQDCFADLCKVTSKGKIRALLTKNMLRMWRNVGVMLFIFALPVMQVILFCLAIGRDPQGLNIAIVNNEMNNTDTCFWEDGCHFANLGCRYLNHLNTSVIKTYYTDIEDAKAAVRRGDAWGAVYITENFTDAFTARAALGRDSDDETIEQSEVKVWLDMSNQQIGVMLNRDIQLAYRDFAMGLLGQCGNNPKLGDVPIQFREPIYGTMNPSFTDFVAPGVILTIVFFLAVALTSSALIIERTEGLLDRSWVAGVSPGEILFSHVITQFVVMCGQTALVLIFMLVVFGVTNNGDLFWVIVLTLLQGMCGMCFGFLISSVCELERNAIQLALGSFYPTLLLSGVIWPIEGMPVVLRYISLCLPLTLATSSLRSILTRGWAILEADVYIGYLSTLSWILGFLVLTLIVLRAKRG from the exons CGTCTCCACAGACTCCGTTATGACGGCCACAAACAACGATGGTGGCACACAGCCAAATTCGGTTGCCGTTTGGGGCGCACCGGCGGCGGGACCGCGAAACACACAGGCAGCAGTTTCAGTGCGGCACGCCTTTAAGGCCTatggcaagaagaagaacgCCAATCAGGTGTTgaacaatttgaatatgaCGGTGCCCAAGGGCACAAT TTATGGCCTGCTGGGTGCCTCCGGCTGTGGCAAGACCACACTGTTGTCCTGCATTGTGGGACGACGTCGCATGGATTCCGGCGAGATATTCGTGCTGGGCGGCAAACCTGGCACTCGGGGATCGGGTGTGCCCGGCAAGCGTGTGGGCTACATGCCCCAAGAGATTGCACTTTATGGTGAGTTCTCTATACAGGAGACCATGATGTACTTTGGCTGGATCTTTGGCATGGAGACCAAGGAGATTCTAGAGCGTTTGCAATTCCTGCTCAACTTTCTTGATCTGCCGTCCGAGAAACGTTTGGTGAAGAATCTCAGCGGTGGTCAGCAGCGTCGTGTTAGCTTCGCTGTGGCTCTTATGCATGATCCGGAACTGCTCATTCTGGATGAGCCAACGGTGGGTGTGGATCCATTGCTGCGTCAGAGCATCTGGAATCATTTGGTGCACATCACAAAGGCGGGCCAAAAGACGGTGATCATCACAACACATTACATTGAGGAAGCTCGCCAGGCACACACG ATTGGTTTAATGCGTTCTGGACATTTGCTGGCTGAGGAATCTCCCAGTGTGCTGCTCTCCATGTACAAGTGCATCAGTCTGGAGGAAGTCTTCCTCAAGCTGTCGCGTATTCAAAGCCAAAAGGGGGATGTAACACACGTCAACTTCAG CAAGATGGATAAACCCAGCTCCAGTCAAGATGGCGGCGTTGTTGGCCTTAATTTCCACCAGAGCAAGGAGGTGCTCATCAACGACAGCAATGGCTCCATTTACACG CTTAACCAGGAACCCTACAGTCCGCCTCCGTCGAAGCGTCAGAATAATCCCAACGATGAGGAGAGTTGCCAGGATTGCTTTGCCGATCTCTGCAAGGTCACCTCCAAAGGCAAAATACGTGCGCTGCTCACCAAGAATATGTTACGTATGTGGCGGAATGTGGGCGTGATGCTCTTCATCTTCGCCCTGCCCGTCATGCAGGTGATACTCTTCTGTTTGGCCATTGGCCGTGATCCACAGGGCCTTAATATAGCCATTGTTAACAACGAAATGAACAACACg gACACTTGCTTCTGGGAGGATGGTTGTCATTTTGCCAACTTGGGCTGTCGCTATCTGAATCATCTGAATACGAGCgtcataaaaacatattatacgGATATCGAGGATGCAAAGGCGGCAGTGAGACGAGGCGATGCCTGGGGAGCTGTTTATATAACGGAGAACTTCACCGATGCCTTCACAGCACGCGCTGCATTGGGACGAGATTCGGATGACGAGACCATTGAGCAGTCCGAGGTTAAGGTGTGGCTGGACATGTCCAATCAACAGATTGGCGTTATGCTTAATCGCGATATACAGTTGGCCTATCGTGACTTTGCCATGGGATTGCTGGGACAATGTGGCAACAATCCTAAGCTGGGCGATGTGCCCATTCAATTCCGTGAGCCCATCTATGGCACCATGAATCCATCCTTTACCGATTTCGTTGCACCTGGCGTGATATTGAC CATTGTATTTTTCTTGGCTGTCGCTTTGACGTCATCGGCGCTGATCATCGAACGCACTGAG GGTTTGCTGGATCGTTCTTGGGTTGCCGGCGTCTCTCCGGGTGAGATTCTCTTCTCGCATGTCATCACCCAGTTCGTGGTCATGTGCGGACAGACAGCTTTGGTGCTCATCTTCATGCTGGTCGTCTTTGGCGTGACCAACAATGGAGATCTCTTCTGGGTGATTGTGTTGACCCTGTTACAGGGCATGTGTGGCATGTGCTTCGGTTTCCTCATCTCCTCCGTTTGCGAACTGGAACGCAATGCCATTCAACTGGCACTGGGCTCCTTTTACCCAACTCTTCTACTCTCGGGCGTCATTTGGCCCATTGAGGGCATGCCGGTGGTGCTGAG ATACATCTCACTGTGCCTGCCCCTGACGTTGGCCACATCCTCACTGCGCTCGATTCTGACGCGAGGTTGGGCGATACTCGAGGCGGATGTATATATTGGATACCTGAGCACATTGTCCTGGATTCTGGGTTTCCTGGTGCTGACGCTGATCGTGCTGCGCGCCAAGCGCGGTTAG
- the LOC117790076 gene encoding ABC transporter G family member 23 isoform X4 — protein sequence MTATNNDGGTQPNSVAVWGAPAAGPRNTQAAVSVRHAFKAYGKKKNANQVLNNLNMTVPKGTIYGLLGASGCGKTTLLSCIVGRRRMDSGEIFVLGGKPGTRGSGVPGKRVGYMPQEIALYGEFSIQETMMYFGWIFGMETKEILERLQFLLNFLDLPSEKRLVKNLSGGQQRRVSFAVALMHDPELLILDEPTVGVDPLLRQSIWNHLVHITKAGQKTVIITTHYIEEARQAHTIGLMRSGHLLAEESPSVLLSMYKCISLEEVFLKLSRIQSQKGDVTHVNFSNNISLHAMAFGSKMDKPSSSQDGGVVGLNFHQSKEVLINDSNGSIYTLNQEPYSPPPSKRQNNPNDEESCQDCFADLCKVTSKGKIRALLTKNMLRMWRNVGVMLFIFALPVMQVILFCLAIGRDPQGLNIAIVNNEMNNTDTCFWEDGCHFANLGCRYLNHLNTSVIKTYYTDIEDAKAAVRRGDAWGAVYITENFTDAFTARAALGRDSDDETIEQSEVKVWLDMSNQQIGVMLNRDIQLAYRDFAMGLLGQCGNNPKLGDVPIQFREPIYGTMNPSFTDFVAPGVILTIVFFLAVALTSSALIIERTEGLLDRSWVAGVSPGEILFSHVITQFVVMCGQTALVLIFMLVVFGVTNNGDLFWVIVLTLLQGMCGMCFGFLISSVCELERNAIQLALGSFYPTLLLSGVIWPIEGMPVVLRYISLCLPLTLATSSLRSILTRGWAILEADVYIGYLSTLSWILGFLVLTLIVLRAKRG from the exons ATGACGGCCACAAACAACGATGGTGGCACACAGCCAAATTCGGTTGCCGTTTGGGGCGCACCGGCGGCGGGACCGCGAAACACACAGGCAGCAGTTTCAGTGCGGCACGCCTTTAAGGCCTatggcaagaagaagaacgCCAATCAGGTGTTgaacaatttgaatatgaCGGTGCCCAAGGGCACAAT TTATGGCCTGCTGGGTGCCTCCGGCTGTGGCAAGACCACACTGTTGTCCTGCATTGTGGGACGACGTCGCATGGATTCCGGCGAGATATTCGTGCTGGGCGGCAAACCTGGCACTCGGGGATCGGGTGTGCCCGGCAAGCGTGTGGGCTACATGCCCCAAGAGATTGCACTTTATGGTGAGTTCTCTATACAGGAGACCATGATGTACTTTGGCTGGATCTTTGGCATGGAGACCAAGGAGATTCTAGAGCGTTTGCAATTCCTGCTCAACTTTCTTGATCTGCCGTCCGAGAAACGTTTGGTGAAGAATCTCAGCGGTGGTCAGCAGCGTCGTGTTAGCTTCGCTGTGGCTCTTATGCATGATCCGGAACTGCTCATTCTGGATGAGCCAACGGTGGGTGTGGATCCATTGCTGCGTCAGAGCATCTGGAATCATTTGGTGCACATCACAAAGGCGGGCCAAAAGACGGTGATCATCACAACACATTACATTGAGGAAGCTCGCCAGGCACACACG ATTGGTTTAATGCGTTCTGGACATTTGCTGGCTGAGGAATCTCCCAGTGTGCTGCTCTCCATGTACAAGTGCATCAGTCTGGAGGAAGTCTTCCTCAAGCTGTCGCGTATTCAAAGCCAAAAGGGGGATGTAACACACGTCAACTTCAG TAACAACATCTCGTTGCATGCCATGGCCTTTGGCAGCAAGATGGATAAACCCAGCTCCAGTCAAGATGGCGGCGTTGTTGGCCTTAATTTCCACCAGAGCAAGGAGGTGCTCATCAACGACAGCAATGGCTCCATTTACACG CTTAACCAGGAACCCTACAGTCCGCCTCCGTCGAAGCGTCAGAATAATCCCAACGATGAGGAGAGTTGCCAGGATTGCTTTGCCGATCTCTGCAAGGTCACCTCCAAAGGCAAAATACGTGCGCTGCTCACCAAGAATATGTTACGTATGTGGCGGAATGTGGGCGTGATGCTCTTCATCTTCGCCCTGCCCGTCATGCAGGTGATACTCTTCTGTTTGGCCATTGGCCGTGATCCACAGGGCCTTAATATAGCCATTGTTAACAACGAAATGAACAACACg gACACTTGCTTCTGGGAGGATGGTTGTCATTTTGCCAACTTGGGCTGTCGCTATCTGAATCATCTGAATACGAGCgtcataaaaacatattatacgGATATCGAGGATGCAAAGGCGGCAGTGAGACGAGGCGATGCCTGGGGAGCTGTTTATATAACGGAGAACTTCACCGATGCCTTCACAGCACGCGCTGCATTGGGACGAGATTCGGATGACGAGACCATTGAGCAGTCCGAGGTTAAGGTGTGGCTGGACATGTCCAATCAACAGATTGGCGTTATGCTTAATCGCGATATACAGTTGGCCTATCGTGACTTTGCCATGGGATTGCTGGGACAATGTGGCAACAATCCTAAGCTGGGCGATGTGCCCATTCAATTCCGTGAGCCCATCTATGGCACCATGAATCCATCCTTTACCGATTTCGTTGCACCTGGCGTGATATTGAC CATTGTATTTTTCTTGGCTGTCGCTTTGACGTCATCGGCGCTGATCATCGAACGCACTGAG GGTTTGCTGGATCGTTCTTGGGTTGCCGGCGTCTCTCCGGGTGAGATTCTCTTCTCGCATGTCATCACCCAGTTCGTGGTCATGTGCGGACAGACAGCTTTGGTGCTCATCTTCATGCTGGTCGTCTTTGGCGTGACCAACAATGGAGATCTCTTCTGGGTGATTGTGTTGACCCTGTTACAGGGCATGTGTGGCATGTGCTTCGGTTTCCTCATCTCCTCCGTTTGCGAACTGGAACGCAATGCCATTCAACTGGCACTGGGCTCCTTTTACCCAACTCTTCTACTCTCGGGCGTCATTTGGCCCATTGAGGGCATGCCGGTGGTGCTGAG ATACATCTCACTGTGCCTGCCCCTGACGTTGGCCACATCCTCACTGCGCTCGATTCTGACGCGAGGTTGGGCGATACTCGAGGCGGATGTATATATTGGATACCTGAGCACATTGTCCTGGATTCTGGGTTTCCTGGTGCTGACGCTGATCGTGCTGCGCGCCAAGCGCGGTTAG